The genomic segment GACGGGGGAGGAAATTCGGGTAGGACTGGAACACAAAAGACACGTCAACCAGGCAACTGGcacaatttcattaaaaaataaagtgtgaCTTAGCACTCACCACTCCAAAAAACTCTTGAGGCAAGGGCTCGTGGGAGAGGAAGTGGAGCTGCGTGGAGTGTGGCGTGAGGGCCGGGTGGGTGGCAGGGGGGTAGTGGAGACCCGCACCCAAGGACAGGTGCTCTCCCAGCAGCTCCACGTCGTTCTCTATTCTCTGTAAAGGCTGAAAATGGGGGAGGAAATTCATTCCAATGTCATCgcggcacacagagagacaagtTTGGTGTTCATGAATGGCTGAGGTATCCATTGCTGCTCCATGATATCAGTAgaacaaaatatcccaaaataaAAGCTATATTTTGAGTACGTggttttcgttgttttttttgtctgtgggCTGATTTATTTTGGACTGATCGTTGTCTTTCCGAGTTATCCAGTAGGTGCTTTTCATTTTCAACCAGTTTACAcctccccaaaaaacatgctgcaaccttttaaaatgaattgaaccaCGTGGTTTTGTCATGTGTTCCAATATTCAAGTGCTCTAACGTCAATATTAGCCAATATGCCTCTGTCACACTGGGACATAAAAACCGGGCGGCAAAATGGAGCGTTTGGAAACAGCCGGTCCTGGGCTACTTACCGAACGGGCCTGCTGCGCCGTGTAGGCTCCAAACTGGCCCGGTTGCGGCAGGTGAGAAGGATGGTGCGGAAGATGCGTGGGAGGGTGCGGAAGGTGGGCCGGTGGAGGAAGGAGGAAGGTCGGGTCACTGGAAAGCAAAGAGGGGAAGGCGTAGGGCATGGGGAGGTGTTGCACCGAACACGTCTGCAggacctgagaaaaaaaaaaaaagcccgtTTCAAACACGATCCGCTAACGAGAAGACGGGCCGGCGTCCCCAAAAGCTGGCTCACGGGAGGAGCCACGTTGCAGACGGGGTAGTGCTGTCCGCCGAAGACCACCGAGCAGGCCGGAATCTGTTGCGGGCCCGAGCGAGGCGGCAGGCCGGGCGGAGGAGCCCCAGGGGGAGACACGGGATACGACACCGGAGCAGAACCCTAGACCGGGGAAGCGTTTCGGTTAAATAAATGCCAAGCAGAAGAAAAGCGGGACCACGTCAAGTCATCTTTCGCTCTCACCTGCTCTTGGAGATCCAACACTCCGCCGCTGGGTTGCTGCGACGGGTGGGGGTGCAACAGTCGGGGAGACAGGTTGGAGGACGGGTGGAGGGGCCTGGGGGAAGGGTTGGGGGGATGGTACACGGCTCGCTCTTCCAAGCCGGGTCCCGGCCCTCTGGGGGGTTGCTGGCCGTAGGGTGAGTAGCCCTGAGGTTGGGCCGGGTGACGGAAATTCTCGTCTTGGTGGACCGGCGACAGCCCGTGGTGGGAGTGCAGGGGGTGATgatgctgttgctgctgctggtggtggtggtggtggtgatgaggGTGCGGGTGAGAGTGAGCGTGGGGGTGAGTGTTAGGGTGGTGATGGCCGTTGTTGCCATTAaaatggtggtggtgatggtggtggtggttgtgtgtgtggtgaTGGCGCATCAGCCGGTCTCTGCGGCCACGCGGGCGTCGCGTCGGGGGGCTGCGGAAGAAGAGGATGCCGATTCAGACACGTCGCAATTCAAACTGGAAATAATACAGGAAATCTGTTCTTAAGATTTTGTTCTTAAAATTGTCTATCACTTCTGGTGAATTTCTTCAATTCGACACAAGTGCTTCATTTAGAGAGCAGCattaacattgatttttttttagatcttggCTTTAAACACATTGGAATGAAAAGGGGCGCCGGGTTCAAGCAAAGTGCATTCATCCTCACCTTCTTCGATTGCGGGCCGGCGTGTGACATCTCTCCGGCGCGTAGTGAGCGTGCGGTCGCCGACTCGGGGGAAGCTCCCAGGGTCGAATGGGAGAGGTGGGGGTCGGAGGAGGGGCGGCGCTCAGATCTAAAATGGACTGCTGGGAAAGACGTTGCCTTTTGGGGCTTGGGCTGTCTTCCATCTGTAGACAAGTCAAGCAAAATAGTAACATACAAGGGGGATATGATCAATGtttcactctttttttatagtttttttatagaaaagctCATACATTTTCAAACTGGGAGTAAACAGATGAGATGAAAGTGACTTACTTTGTCTCGCTCCTCATTGAAAACATTATCGGGATGAAAGTGTAGTACTCCCCCTGTAGGCAAAAGAGAAGGGGGGTAAATTAATCAGATAAGATGGTGCTGAGGAAAAACATCACAAGACACAGACATGCAAAGCCAGTATACGACACACTGGTCGCCTCAATCTGATTTTCCTGTGCGGGATCACAAAGGATAGGAAACAGCGAAATGAAGAAGAATTGCATAGTACACAGACCGATTTATTGTGCACGTAAACTGTTGGCCTGAATAAAAATTCATGGTTTACAGACAGATTATTTTTGATGGACCCAAAGGTCCCAAGTTCAGCCATAGTGGGGATTTCTATTGGATACGCCTGTAAGCAGTAACACATGTGGAAGAAAAACGCAGTGCGCTGggagtttcaaaataaaacattttgagcTGACCcgacatacaaaaacaaaacttcaaataaaaacataaaatattcaacTAAGGTTCACCTTTAATGTCAGAGAAGCGCCATTATCACAAAAATATTCCTAGCCTACTTTTGCTCTATTCGAGTTTAGCTAGCCATTGCCTAAGATACCCTTTTTTCACTTAGTAATGTTTATTCCTCTCAGATACTTCTCACGAGTTTCTTATTCAAGGTTCTCAAAATGAAATCTACATTTGGACGCTCTCTATGAACCCCCCAAAACCCAGCAAGGGCCAATTTTGTCTGAAAGTAGTGCAGCAAGAAGCAAGCAAATAGCCGAGTAATGCAACCAATGTGTTCTGGAGAAGAACGCTGCCGTTTATCAATCAGGACGCACATTTTTATGCAGCATGAAAACATGAAAAGACGTCCTTGGGATGACAAGACTTTGGCCTGAGCAAGACCCCAGATCTATttcatcatttgaaaaaaaggggggtgggggtcTCCATTCTACATCTGAAAGCAAAGCCCATCCCTTTGTTGTTCCTGGGCCGAGCCATTCGGGGGCCACGTGAAGTCTGCCGATAGCGACGGCTCAAAGACACCCCGCTAGTGGCTGTGAAGAACAGAGGGAAAAGAGGCCTGACGGACGGAGCAGCTGACACGCTGGCTTCTATCTTTCGCCATCGACTTTTCCAACCCAAAGGGGGTCTTTGTCCGCCGTGCGTGCTGCCGAAAACTCGATTTTTTTCGCCCCGAGTGGGCCAAAAGGGGGGATTTGGGCAAAATGTGATGGATTGGCTTCTGCCAGAGAGAAAACATCCTTTTCTCAGAATTTTGGTGTTAGTGACTATTTATTTGATTATGAACCAATAGACTTTGGGGTTGGACCTCCACCTAAAACAACAACTCACATTATATATTGTGTTTATGATATGGGCCCGAAATTTATTAAGAGTTAATCGTATTTTTTTCTATGCTAATGATAAATTTGCAGTGATCAACCCATCTAAATCTTTAgacatttttaaacacaaaaatttTGATATCTAGTATTTTAGGACCAAAATACTATGTTGGTATGCAATTTTATACTAAGGAAAATAGATCtatattcattatttcatttttatatggCTTATCTTCATTAAGTTTGCTGAATACTGTTTAAAGTTAACACTCCtgatatattgtaatatttgttaCAGGAGAGATGTGATTCTTATCCGTGTTTAAAGGGGATTCCTGCAATCTATACATTGGTGTTAGTTTGACTCAAAGTTGCAACATGAAGAGCAAAGCGTAAACAAAGCCTGCTGTGACCAACCTAGGTGAAATAGAGGCAGCAGCCACAACAGTTAAGAGCATTTCACACTGGACCGACACTATTAAATGACATGTCACGCCTCCGACTGTGGAACATTGGCACACGATCGAAAATTCCACATTGGAGGGAGCGTGAGGAAGACTTTCTTTGGGTCAGCGTGGCCACAGGACAACATAATGGCACTGCTTTTATTTAATGCGGCATTGCGTCCTCTAATCAGCTCAGCACAATGAACCGATTTGACAGTATATCCATCGGAGAAGTCGATAGATACAAAAGTATCTCCTAGATCGATACAAAAATCTGCCAATGAGCCAGAGTAGCGTCGATGGCGTAAGCCAAGTGCGTCTCTCGACTATCTTCAGGCGTGGAATGACTTGCCCGAGgctaaacattgttttcattttttcgaCCACGGCGGGATCACATAACAGTCAGAGACCGCTCCGGCTAACAAGTAGCAAGTAGGAGCATGACTGAAGTTTCCTACAGATGTCAAAGGGATTGCTCACGGGGAAAAACTCCAAAATGGAAGCCCAAATAGGTCTCGTTGGGAGTTTTTGGGAGCTTTTGAGTTGGAAGTTGGCAGCGACAGCAAGCTGGCGCCATGTTTCCAACATTGTTGCGGAAAGCTGGACTTGGCCAGCCGCGGAAACTTCTTGTCGaagtttttggggcatttttgtcTCAGTAGGAGCAATACTGGGTTTTAAATATCATTTCCCTTCAGCTTCTCTGTTGCTTTTGGCGCAAAATAGATTTGAAAACATTGCCCTTAAGAAGTGTGAAGCTAAATCTGATTGCCTAGTCCAAAATTGCAAGTCTGGACAACTCATTTCCATCTGAGCAAGGATACACTCATTGTTACATACCAATTGTGTTAAAACTTTTGTCCtacaagatctacttttcaaagaGTTAACCTTCCACGGTCTACATTTTTTCTAGGCCAACTACAAATCTCAGcaattatttatgttgatataCCTCACACTAGACTGGACTAGACTACCAATAATTTCATGGCGATCTACCAGTAAACCGCGATCTACGTATTGGGCACCAATGCTTTAGACGGCTCAGGCCACTTACCGGTTCCAGGATGTCGGTGGGCTCCGTGGCGCTGCGCCCCCGCGGCCAGGTAGGTCGTCGGCTGCTGCGGCTGACTCTCCGGGTAGCCACCGCGACCACCGTGGTGCGCTGCCCAGGCGGCATTGTTCTGCTGCGGGAAGCTCATCCCTCCTGCTCCGCCGGCGTTCATCAGACTCCCGTTACCGAGAGCGTTGTTGCCGGCCCCACCACCGCCGCTGCCTCCCGCGGGGTTGTTCACGGCGAAATGATAGAAGCCAGACCGAGATCGAGAGCGTGTCCTTGGGGGGTCCATGGCAGGATTGTGCGACGgggatggggggaaaaaaagtagtcgAAAGAAAAGGGGGAACCTCCCTCGTCAGAGGCTTCGCAGGCTCGCGTTTAATAGCTAGTTAGCACAAAAGACGTTGCTACTTGAATATTACTTTACTTTGTGCGTTTACTGCCACTTTAACGTGGAATCGGACACTTTTAAATCGCCTAGAACTGGTTACGAGGAGTACAAAAAGATGGGACTGGAAGTCTCGGGTTCTCTATTGTCTTTTAGTCAGCGTGGGAAGCACT from the Stigmatopora nigra isolate UIUO_SnigA chromosome 14, RoL_Snig_1.1, whole genome shotgun sequence genome contains:
- the LOC144207722 gene encoding E3 ubiquitin-protein ligase RNF38-like — translated: MDPPRTRSRSRSGFYHFAVNNPAGGSGGGGAGNNALGNGSLMNAGGAGGMSFPQQNNAAWAAHHGGRGGYPESQPQQPTTYLAAGAQRHGAHRHPGTGGVLHFHPDNVFNEERDKMEDSPSPKRQRLSQQSILDLSAAPPPTPTSPIRPWELPPSRRPHAHYAPERCHTPARNRRSPPTRRPRGRRDRLMRHHHTHNHHHHHHHHFNGNNGHHHPNTHPHAHSHPHPHHHHHHHQQQQQHHHPLHSHHGLSPVHQDENFRHPAQPQGYSPYGQQPPRGPGPGLEERAVYHPPNPSPRPLHPSSNLSPRLLHPHPSQQPSGGVLDLQEQGSAPVSYPVSPPGAPPPGLPPRSGPQQIPACSVVFGGQHYPVCNVAPPVLQTCSVQHLPMPYAFPSLLSSDPTFLLPPPAHLPHPPTHLPHHPSHLPQPGQFGAYTAQQARSPLQRIENDVELLGEHLSLGAGLHYPPATHPALTPHSTQLHFLSHEPLPQEFFGVSYPNFLPRRLAGRRYRSQQPLPPSPYHPGLLPYFLSMLPVQPTGPAISLELDVDDGEVENYEALLNLAERLGEAKLRGLTKGEIEQLPSYRFNPNNHQSEQTLCVVCMSDFESRQLLRVLPCSHEFHGKCVDKWLRANRTCPICRADASEVQRDSE